Proteins encoded together in one Synechococcus sp. A15-62 window:
- a CDS encoding ribonuclease D, whose product MAEKSSSPAEFAVFDRDLDAAWTERYLQSPRLAVDTEAMGLIHGRDRLCLVQIADAEDRVACVRIGLGQTEAPNLKRLFEAPTVEKVFHFARFDVAALAAGLSIEVNPVFCTKVGSRLGRTYTPRHGLKDLVMELVGVELDKGAQSSDWGRVDELTDAQLAYAANDVRYLLPARERLEQMLRREGRWDLAQRCFQCVPVVAELDRLRFHQIFEH is encoded by the coding sequence ATGGCTGAGAAGTCGTCATCCCCAGCGGAATTCGCGGTTTTTGATCGCGATCTTGATGCAGCTTGGACGGAGCGCTACCTGCAGTCCCCGCGGCTTGCCGTTGATACCGAAGCGATGGGACTGATTCATGGGCGTGATCGGCTTTGCCTGGTTCAGATCGCCGACGCTGAGGACCGTGTGGCCTGTGTCCGCATTGGCCTGGGCCAGACCGAGGCACCGAATCTCAAGCGCCTGTTTGAGGCGCCCACGGTGGAGAAGGTGTTTCACTTTGCCCGTTTCGATGTGGCTGCGCTTGCTGCCGGTTTGAGCATCGAAGTGAACCCCGTGTTCTGCACCAAGGTCGGCAGTCGGCTCGGCCGCACGTACACCCCCCGCCATGGCCTCAAAGATTTGGTGATGGAATTGGTTGGCGTTGAGCTGGACAAGGGCGCCCAGAGCAGTGACTGGGGCCGGGTGGACGAACTCACGGATGCCCAGTTGGCCTACGCCGCCAACGATGTGCGCTATCTGCTGCCAGCCCGCGAGCGCCTGGAGCAAATGTTGCGGCGGGAAGGGCGTTGGGATTTGGCGCAACGCTGCTTTCAATGCGTTCCGGTGGTTGCCG